The Candidatus Nitrosotenuis cloacae genome contains a region encoding:
- a CDS encoding transcriptional regulator, with protein sequence MAGLDRFLAKSLDSTIRENLGDKTAQRIENRLFEKYGISLTQSIEQFNKLDTVLREYFGAGADGLEQKFLKSACDVKTVGGTNWITIENQKLTQIILESFGDDDKKRILSAVNGEAMIISQILDKCNIPQTSGYRKINALIDDGLLTSSGFVSTADGKKVSKYRSIFDNVKIDIIKNKITVSIHLAKQDYESSSILSVCRQ encoded by the coding sequence ATGGCCGGTCTTGATAGATTTTTGGCAAAATCGCTAGACTCCACGATTAGGGAAAACCTTGGAGACAAGACTGCGCAACGAATTGAAAACAGACTGTTTGAAAAATATGGAATCTCGCTTACTCAGTCTATTGAGCAGTTCAACAAGCTTGACACGGTACTAAGAGAGTACTTTGGAGCAGGCGCTGACGGACTGGAGCAGAAATTCCTAAAAAGCGCATGTGATGTCAAGACTGTTGGCGGCACAAATTGGATAACGATTGAAAACCAAAAGCTGACACAAATAATCCTGGAATCATTTGGTGACGATGATAAAAAGCGAATTCTTAGCGCGGTTAACGGGGAGGCTATGATTATCTCACAAATACTGGACAAGTGTAACATTCCGCAGACATCCGGTTACAGAAAGATTAACGCTCTAATTGACGATGGCCTACTCACTTCGTCTGGATTTGTTTCAACCGCCGACGGCAAAAAGGTATCAAAGTATAGGTCGATCTTTGATAATGTCAAAATAGACATCATAAAAAACAAAATTACGGTATCGATTCACCTGGCAAAGCAGGACTATGAATCCAGCTCAATTCTTTCAGTTTGTCGACAGTAG
- a CDS encoding HEAT repeat domain-containing protein, whose product MALLIFDDNNIRELPTLERLEQCEKIIKMENDESKRWDAVWLAGEIAENKTEKDPEFNRVADLMAWILENDDNNVVKHEACYQIAARNMRKKIPDLIKSALYDKSGLTKHEAIESLGLMRATEAIDMIKEAMNDPNDDVRQTAVFVIKRLKRMQNTGEYKPSKII is encoded by the coding sequence ATGGCACTTCTTATTTTTGATGATAACAACATCCGAGAGCTCCCAACGTTAGAGCGACTTGAGCAATGTGAGAAGATCATTAAAATGGAAAACGACGAATCAAAGAGATGGGATGCAGTATGGCTTGCAGGAGAGATTGCGGAAAACAAAACCGAAAAAGATCCCGAATTCAACAGGGTTGCAGACCTCATGGCATGGATATTGGAAAATGACGACAACAATGTGGTAAAGCATGAGGCATGCTATCAAATTGCGGCAAGGAACATGCGAAAAAAAATTCCAGACCTCATAAAGTCAGCACTGTACGACAAAAGCGGGTTAACAAAACACGAGGCAATAGAGTCACTAGGCTTGATGCGTGCCACGGAAGCAATCGACATGATCAAAGAGGCCATGAACGACCCAAATGACGACGTAAGGCAGACAGCAGTGTTCGTTATCAAGAGATTAAAACGCATGCAGAATACCGGAGAATACAAGCCATCAAAGATAATCTGA